A region of Candidatus Tanganyikabacteria bacterium DNA encodes the following proteins:
- a CDS encoding ABC transporter permease, with product MARRGPAEPLLGPPAWRVWLRRALANRGAVAGAIVSLLFVLVAVLAPWLAPYDPLAQDLGARLQPPGANHWLGTDDLGRDVLSRLIAGAGISLQVGLLSVSLAFAAGAAIGLCAGYAGGWVDEALMRLVDVLMAFPTILLAILVVAILGPSLTNAMLAVAIVNVPTYARLVRASALVVARQEYVSAARALGAGHARIALLHVFPNCLTPLVVQATLGIAAAILETAGLSFLGLGAQVPAPEWGAMLNGSRAFIRSAPWTVMFPGLAIMAVVLGFNLLGDGLRDLLDPRSGRQ from the coding sequence ATGGCCCGGCGCGGGCCTGCCGAGCCCCTTCTCGGGCCGCCGGCCTGGCGGGTGTGGCTGCGGCGCGCGCTCGCCAATCGCGGTGCCGTGGCCGGGGCGATCGTCTCGCTCCTGTTCGTGCTGGTGGCGGTCCTGGCGCCGTGGCTCGCCCCGTACGATCCGCTCGCCCAGGACCTCGGTGCCAGGTTGCAGCCCCCGGGGGCGAACCACTGGCTGGGTACCGACGATCTCGGGCGCGACGTCCTGTCGCGCCTGATCGCCGGGGCGGGAATCAGCCTGCAGGTCGGCCTCCTGTCGGTGAGCCTCGCTTTCGCGGCCGGTGCCGCGATCGGCCTTTGCGCGGGCTACGCCGGCGGCTGGGTCGACGAAGCGCTGATGCGCCTGGTGGACGTGCTCATGGCCTTCCCCACGATCCTGCTGGCCATCCTGGTCGTCGCCATCCTGGGGCCGTCGCTCACCAACGCCATGCTGGCGGTGGCGATCGTCAACGTCCCCACCTACGCTCGCCTCGTGCGGGCTTCGGCGCTGGTGGTGGCGCGCCAGGAGTACGTGAGCGCGGCCCGCGCGCTCGGGGCGGGGCACGCCCGCATCGCCCTCCTGCACGTCTTTCCCAATTGCCTGACGCCCCTGGTCGTGCAGGCGACCCTCGGGATCGCAGCCGCCATCCTCGAGACGGCCGGCCTGTCCTTCCTGGGCCTGGGCGCGCAGGTGCCCGCCCCGGAATGGGGGGCGATGCTCAACGGCTCCCGCGCCTTCATCCGGAGCGCACCGTGGACCGTGATGTTCCCCGGCCTGGCCATCATGGCGGTGGTGCTGGGTTTCAACCTCCTGGGCGACGGTCTGCGCGACCTGCTCGATCCCCGTAGCGGCCGCCAATGA
- a CDS encoding ABC transporter permease → MIKVVARRLALLAPILLGVVAIVFAAVRLIPGDPATVILGERATEAAKAALRHDLGLDRPIAVQFAGYLGGLVQGDLGRSLSTGNPVLYEVAARFPATLELALAALALAMLIGVPLGLYAAVRRNSWIDQLATGASLVGVSMPIFWLGLVLMLVFSAQMRVLPLSGRLDLASEVAPLTGLYLLDTLLRGDLPAFRSAALHLALPALTLATVPLAVVGRMTRAAMLEVLGQDYIRTARAKGAGEHRVNWKHALRNAAIPIVTVSGLQAGTLLSGAVITETIFSWPGIGGLAVGAVFSRDFPLLQGCVLVFALTFVLVNLLTDLAYQILDPRLRA, encoded by the coding sequence GTGATCAAGGTCGTTGCCCGCCGCCTGGCGCTGCTGGCCCCCATCTTGCTGGGCGTCGTGGCGATCGTGTTCGCGGCGGTGCGGCTGATCCCTGGCGATCCGGCCACGGTCATCCTGGGCGAGCGGGCGACCGAGGCCGCCAAGGCCGCCCTCCGGCACGATCTGGGGCTCGACCGGCCCATCGCTGTCCAGTTCGCGGGCTACCTGGGCGGCTTGGTGCAGGGCGATCTGGGGCGCTCGCTCTCGACCGGCAACCCGGTGCTGTACGAGGTGGCCGCGCGGTTCCCGGCCACGCTCGAGCTTGCGCTGGCCGCACTGGCGCTCGCCATGCTGATCGGGGTGCCCCTGGGGCTGTATGCCGCCGTCCGGCGCAACTCCTGGATCGATCAGCTGGCCACCGGCGCGTCGCTGGTGGGCGTGAGCATGCCCATCTTCTGGCTGGGCCTGGTGCTGATGCTGGTGTTCTCGGCGCAGATGCGCGTGCTGCCGCTGTCGGGGCGGCTCGATCTGGCCAGCGAGGTCGCGCCGCTGACGGGCCTGTACCTGCTGGACACGCTGCTCAGGGGCGATCTGCCGGCCTTCCGCAGCGCGGCGCTGCACCTGGCGCTCCCCGCCCTCACGCTGGCGACCGTGCCCCTGGCGGTCGTCGGGCGAATGACGCGGGCGGCGATGCTCGAGGTGCTGGGGCAGGACTACATCCGCACGGCCCGCGCGAAAGGGGCCGGCGAGCACCGCGTCAACTGGAAGCACGCCCTGCGCAACGCGGCGATCCCCATCGTGACGGTGAGCGGCCTGCAGGCCGGGACCCTGCTGTCGGGCGCGGTCATCACCGAGACGATCTTCTCGTGGCCCGGCATCGGCGGCCTGGCCGTGGGAGCCGTCTTCTCGCGAGACTTCCCGCTGCTCCAGGGCTGCGTGCTCGTGTTCGCCCTGACGTTCGTGCTGGTCAACCTGCTGACCGACCTGGCCTACCAGATCCTCGACCCGAGGTTGCGCGCGTGA
- a CDS encoding N-6 DNA methylase: MTGTAWDLIAAHERRRAGDQALRKRDGAFYTPPPIAAWLAGKALAPLIAGAAAPADLDRLRILDPAVGAGTFLLAACDALRGAGLAPARAASCCYGYDRDPTAIRVAAAALADHSGGGSPGGLVVADTLLLPPEPRFDVIVGNPPWEKIGRGDPRKPLFDERYAEIREGEINLHGLFLVWALRSLAPGGRLAFLTPNTWLQNRFDARLRRHVLDWRVEEIAILPAGSFADTPVTVPAAIVMVKSPPGGRIAVSAPGFRSEVEQRDWAARPHSAMSVHDDAELARVERCWLETAVPLGDVARASDGIYTSTARAHAFVPAGTPGSRLPVREPGASDRPILLSGAELARDVLLPAGAYLAADLAAKHARQASARVAFHAARHPSLARRLVGAVVPDGVHTSNRFIDVRPDGLDPYFLAAVLLTRALDGYFARRFPVADVDAFMLHQLPV; the protein is encoded by the coding sequence ATGACGGGCACTGCGTGGGACCTGATCGCCGCGCACGAAAGGCGCCGGGCCGGCGACCAGGCGCTGCGCAAGCGGGACGGGGCGTTCTACACTCCCCCGCCGATCGCGGCCTGGCTGGCGGGCAAGGCCCTCGCGCCGCTCATCGCCGGCGCCGCGGCCCCGGCCGACCTCGACCGCCTGCGGATCCTCGACCCGGCCGTCGGGGCGGGAACCTTCCTCCTCGCGGCCTGCGACGCGTTACGGGGGGCAGGCCTCGCGCCGGCGCGGGCGGCGAGTTGCTGCTACGGCTACGACCGGGATCCAACCGCCATCCGCGTGGCGGCCGCGGCCCTGGCGGACCACTCCGGGGGCGGATCGCCGGGCGGCCTTGTCGTGGCCGACACCCTGCTGCTCCCGCCCGAGCCGCGGTTCGACGTCATCGTGGGCAATCCGCCGTGGGAGAAGATCGGTCGGGGGGATCCGCGCAAGCCGCTGTTCGACGAACGCTACGCCGAGATTCGCGAGGGCGAGATCAACCTCCACGGTCTCTTCCTGGTGTGGGCGCTGCGCAGCCTGGCGCCAGGCGGGCGGCTGGCATTCCTGACGCCCAACACCTGGCTGCAGAACCGGTTCGACGCCCGGTTGCGCCGGCACGTCCTGGATTGGCGCGTCGAGGAGATCGCCATCCTCCCGGCCGGGTCCTTCGCGGACACCCCCGTGACGGTGCCGGCGGCGATCGTCATGGTCAAGTCGCCGCCCGGGGGCCGCATCGCGGTCAGCGCGCCCGGCTTCCGGTCGGAGGTCGAGCAGCGCGATTGGGCCGCCAGACCCCATTCGGCAATGAGCGTCCATGACGACGCGGAACTGGCGCGAGTAGAGCGTTGCTGGCTCGAGACCGCCGTGCCTCTCGGTGACGTGGCCCGTGCCTCCGACGGCATCTACACGAGCACCGCCCGCGCCCACGCGTTCGTACCGGCCGGTACGCCCGGATCGCGCCTGCCCGTGCGCGAGCCGGGGGCCAGCGATCGGCCGATCCTGTTGTCGGGAGCCGAACTGGCCCGCGACGTCCTGCTGCCGGCCGGCGCCTACCTCGCCGCGGATCTCGCGGCGAAGCACGCGCGGCAGGCCTCCGCGCGCGTGGCCTTCCACGCGGCGCGCCACCCGAGCCTGGCGCGCCGCCTGGTGGGGGCGGTCGTGCCGGATGGCGTCCACACCTCCAACCGGTTCATCGACGTGCGACCGGACGGCCTCGACCCCTACTTCCTCGCGGCCGTGCTGCTGACGCGCGCGCTGGACGGCTACTTCGCGCGGCGCTTTCCGGTCGCGGACGTCGACGCGTTCATGCTGCACCAGTTGCCCGT